In a genomic window of Xenopus laevis strain J_2021 chromosome 5S, Xenopus_laevis_v10.1, whole genome shotgun sequence:
- the lrrc15.S gene encoding leucine-rich repeat-containing protein 15, whose protein sequence is MKWNSFIIFSSFAITLVYGQCPSECICPRPGQVDCSGPDVLAIPHNIPQNIRTLQIVNTEVTELPNGILQNMTALLILRIEKNELSTVGSTAFHNLISLRYLSLANNKLQELHGNLFKDLAKLETLILSNNQINQIHPSLFTALSNVKDLQMLGNNLESIPVGAFDQMSGLLKLNLAKNTIKNLPPQALDNLAKLQTLRLYENQLQGIPAGFLKKLISLQEVALHSNKFKELSADTFSGNPYLQKVFLSNNEVETLPQGIFLNLPELTKLTLYGNALRELTTGVFGPMPKLKELWLYDNQLEKLTDNVFSNLTETVLLVISKNMIQSISTHAFCGLEELQELSLHTNILTTLDQDVLKCLPKLQNISLHSNKIEYLPDGLFKNMDTVMNIQLQNNSLENIPDGFFDSLVQLHEVKLYENPWKCDHNLLSLKNWISENMNKLGNLSQLVCTNLPFNGIPISELSEQQLTFQDFTEEPDLFQSTSNYDTSSPEKHHTATPPRLTGTTASSDLDDVFMVDETLVPDDDTKDHGRGNMAGGVIIAIIILCCIALVAAAIACILFNRRKKSHVVRMRMKQQNESNKNGEC, encoded by the coding sequence ATGAAGTGGAATTCATTCATCATTTTCTCTTCATTTGCAATAACTTTGGTTTATGGGCAGTGTCCAAGTGAATGTATATGCCCTAGGCCTGGCCAGGTGGATTGTTCTGGACCAGACGTATTAGCGATTCCGCATAACATTCCTCAGAACATCAGAACCCTGCAGATAGTCAACACTGAAGTTACAGAGCTACCAAATGGCATTCTTCAGAACATGACTGCTTTATTGATTTTAAGGATTGAAAAAAATGAACTGTCTACCGTGGGATCCACAGCATTTCACAACCTAATATCTCTCCGATATCTCAGTCTGGCAAACAATAAACTCCAAGAATTGCATGGCAATTTGTTTAAAGACTTGGCAAAACTGGAGACACTTATTTTGTCTAACAACCAAATCAACCAGATCCATCCTTCACTGTTTACAGCTTTAAGTAATGTGAAAGATCTTCAGATGCTTGGAAACAACCTGGAGTCCATACCAGTAGGAGCTTTTGACCAGATGAGTGGGCTCCTTAAACTAAATTTAGCTAAAAACACTATCAAAAACTTACCTCCCCAAGCTTTGGACAATCTTGCTAAACTTCAAACCCTCCGACTGTATGAAAATCAGCTCCAAGGTATTCCAGCAGGATTCCTAAAGAAACTTATCAGCCTTCAGGAAGTTGCGTTACATAGCAATAAATTCAAAGAACTCTCTGCAGATACCTTCTCTGGCAATCCATATTTGCAGAAAGTTTTCTTATCAAATAATGAGGTTGAAACACTGCCACAGGGTATATTTCTGAATTTACCTGAGCTCACTAAGCTAACGCTATATGGAAATGCACTGAGAGAGCTTACCACAGGAGTATTTGGTCCTATGCCAAAGCTAAAAGAACTCTGGCTTTATGACAACCAACTTGAAAAACTTACAGATAATGTATTTAGTAACCTTACAGAGACAGTGTTGCTAGTTATAAGTAAGAACATGATCCAGTCCATCTCCACTCATGCTTTTTGCGGACTGGAAGAACTTCAGGAGCTTTCACTGCACACCAATATTCTTACAACTTTGGATCAAGATGTTCTCAAATGTTTACCTAAGCTGCAGAATATTTCCCTTCATAGCAACAAGATTGAATATCTCCCAGACGGCCTCTTTAAAAACATGGACACTGTAATGAACATACAGCTGCAAAACAACTCATTGGAGAATATTCCAGATGGCTTTTTTGACTCGTTGGTACAGCTACATGAAGTGAAACTTTAtgaaaatccatggaaatgtgaccACAATCTCCTCTCTTTAAAAAACTGGATATCTGAAAACATGAATAAACTTGGCAACCTTAGTCAATTAGTCTGCACCAATCTGCCTTTCAATGGTATCCCAATTTCTGAACTAAGTGAGCAGCAATTAACATTTCAGGATTTTACAGAGGAGCCAGACTTGTTCCAGTCCACATCCAACTATGACACAAGTAGTCCTGAAAAACATCATACTGCCACTCCCCCCAGACTTACAGGCACAACCGCGAGTAGTGATTTAGATGATGTTTTTATGGTGGATGAAACTCTTGTGCCAGATGATGACACAAAAGACCATGGTAGAGGTAACATGGCGGGAGGCGTTATAATTGCAATAATAATTTTGTGCTGCATAGCACTTGTGGCTGCTGCAATTGCTTGCATACTATTCAACAGAAGGAAGAAAAGCCACGTGGTTCGTATGAGAATGAAACAACAGAATGAATCAAATAAAAATGGTGAATGCTAA